The following coding sequences are from one Triticum aestivum cultivar Chinese Spring chromosome 5A, IWGSC CS RefSeq v2.1, whole genome shotgun sequence window:
- the LOC123105225 gene encoding uncharacterized protein has product MDGLQRRPAAAAAASARGEGQPPGGQRVIHCDVEPAPRAWPGMQMLALAAVLVLGGLQFLPATHFRHPADPSRTWVPFDSSRHPQDLSHEVKTVDVYSSISCLDLRTLAVLTNSTLSSSSDPHHVSFNFLIPEGGNDQVPYYKIKAVLPDSNITVTSQKKIKDKLNLATPEGNFFVSFPNELSPIVIARALSRTRYVYISADSIIKGKIEDLVRIDLGSYAVGASEDCSKCLGDYISMDVLNAVQRTAPRGLLHHTVTFDKDTCFLDFDVLLVEPRNIKRNLIDSIAFWTKAVNLANQRDSVMLAMTLAFYNDYLKLPTNWKRADTNTDILYYDGPKNVCAEDGRQHQEKGSGEIWQQYLGPKSDSLLSA; this is encoded by the exons ATGGACGGCCTCCAGCGccggcccgcggcggcggccgccgcgagCGCGAGGGGCGAGGGGCAGCCTCCGGGCGGGCAGCGCGTCATCCACTGCGACGTCGAGCCGGCGCCGCGGGCGTGGCCCGGGATGCAGatgctggccctcgccgccgtcctcgtGCTCGGGGGCCTCCAGTTCCTGCCGGCCACCCACTTCCGCCACCCCGCCGACCCCTCCCGCACCTGGGTCCCCTTCGACTCCTCGCGCCACCCCCag GATCTGTCCCATGAGGTTAAAACTGTAGATGTCTACTCTTCGATAAGCTGTCTGGATCTTCGTACTCTCGCTGTGCTGACAAACTCCACCCTGTCCAGCTCAAG TGATCCGCATCATGTATCCTTCAATTTCTTGATACCTGAAGGAGGCAATGATCAAGTGCCCTACTACAAGATAAAAGCAGTGCTACCTGATTCAAATATTACTGTTACTAG CCAGAAGAAAATCAAGGATAAGCTAAATCTTGCCACTCCAGAAGGAAACTTTTTTGTGTCATTCCCCAATGAACTGTCACCAATCGTTATTGCAAGGGCTCTCTCACGAACGAGATATGTTTATATCTCAGCAGACTCAATCATAAAG GGCAAAATTGAAGACCTTGTTCGCATTGATTTGGGCAGTTATGCGGTGGGTGCCTCTGAAGATTGTAGCAAGTGCCTTGGAGATTACATCAGTATGGATGTtctgaatgctgtgcaaagaacaGCTCCAAGAGGTTTGCTACATCATACTGTAACTTTTGACAAGGACACGTGCTTCCTTGATTTTGATGTGCTTCTGGTGGAGCCACGTAATATAAAGAGGAATCTCATTGACTCTATCGCCTTTTGGACCAAGGCTGTCAACCTAGCTAATCAAAG GGACAGCGTTATGTTGGCAATGACTCTGGCCTTCTATAACGATTATCTAAAGCTCCCTACCAACTGGAAGCGCGCAGACACTAACACAGACATTCTCTACTATGACGGACCCAAGAATGTTTGCGCTGAAGATGGCCGTCAGCACCAAGAAAAAGGCTCGGGCGAGATCTGGCAGCAGTACCTTGGTCCGAAGTCCGACTCGCTGTTGAGCGCCTGA